The genomic segment GAGCAGGGCGTGCGGCTGCTGCACTTCCACATGGGGTCGCAGATCGCCAATCTGGCTGACTACCGCGACGGCTTTCGTGAAGCCATCCGTTATTACGCCGAATTGCGCGCGCTCGGTTTGCCGGTTGATCACATCGATGTGGGCGGTGGACTGGGTGTTGACTACGACGGCACGCATTCGCGCAATGCCAGTTCGATCAACTACGACATCGATGAGTACGCCGGCACCGTGGTGGGCATGCTCAAGGAGTTCTGCGATCGCCAGGAGCTGCCGCACCCGCACATTTTCTCCGAGAGCGGCCGAGCCATGACTGCGCACCATGCGGTGCTGGTGATGCAGGTCACCGATTTCGAGCGCCACAACGACGAGGCGCCGACCATCGAGAATTACGACGAGTTGCCCGAAATCGTCCAGGCGCTGGCCGATCTGCTCGGCCCGACGGACCCGGAGATGGTTACCGAAACCTATTGGCGCGCCACCCACTATATGAGCGAGGCCGCCGCGCAATACGCATCGGGCAAGCTGTCGCTGGCGCAGAAAGCGCTGGCCGAACAAAGCTATTTCGCCATCTGCCGGCGCCTGTACAACCAGCTCAAGGCGCGCCAGCGCTCGCATCGCGCGGTGCTCGACGAACTCAACGACAAGCTCGCGGACAAATACATCTGCAATTTCTCGGTGTTCCAGAGCCTGCCGGATACCTGGGCGATCGACCAGATCCTGCCGATCGTGCCGCTGCAGCGCCTGACCGAAGAGCCGGTGCGTCGCGCCGTGCTGCAGGATCTGACCTGCGACTCCGACGGCAAGATCAAGCACTACGTCGACGAGCAGAGCATCGAGAACAGCATGCCTGTGCACGAGATTCAGGCGGGGGAGGAGTATTTCCTCGGCGTGTTCCTGGTGGGCGCCTACCAGGAGATCCTTGGCGACATGCATAACCTGTTCGGCGATACCGATTCGGTGAACGTCTACCAACGTGAGGACGGCAGCTTCTATCACGCCGGCATCGAAACGCACGACACCATCGAAGACATGTTGCGCTACGTGCACCTGTCACCCGAGGAGCTGATGACCTACTACCGCGATAAGGTGTCCAGTGCGCGGCTCAGCGCCAAAGAACGCACCCAATACATCGACGCGTTGCGGCTGGGCCTGACTCGCTCTTCATATCTCACGCCCTGATCGGGCGGCTTCGCCAGCAAGCGGATGGCGTTTCCAGCCGCAATGATCGTTCCCGCACGTGCGGGAGGTGCCAACGCTCTGCTCGCTGGATACGCGAGCGTCCTGCTGCGGGGCGTCTTGCAGGAGCGCGGGGTCCATCGTGCCTTCCGGTCGGGCAGACCCCGCGTTGATCTTACT from the Stutzerimonas stutzeri genome contains:
- the speA gene encoding arginine decarboxylase, whose product is MPVRRTRKDDGSQWTAADSRSVYGIRHWGAGYFSISDGGHVEVRPQGPAGEAIEFTGLIEQLRDAGLTLPLLVRFPDILQDRVRHLTGAFDANIERLEYQSKYTALYPIKVNQQEAVVENIIATKNVAIGLEAGSKPELMAVLALAPKGGTIVCNGYKDREFIRLALMGQKLGHNVFIVIEKMSEVGMVIEEAAELKILPQVGLRVRLSSLASSKWADTGGEKSKFGLSAAQLLTVIERFRAAGVEQGVRLLHFHMGSQIANLADYRDGFREAIRYYAELRALGLPVDHIDVGGGLGVDYDGTHSRNASSINYDIDEYAGTVVGMLKEFCDRQELPHPHIFSESGRAMTAHHAVLVMQVTDFERHNDEAPTIENYDELPEIVQALADLLGPTDPEMVTETYWRATHYMSEAAAQYASGKLSLAQKALAEQSYFAICRRLYNQLKARQRSHRAVLDELNDKLADKYICNFSVFQSLPDTWAIDQILPIVPLQRLTEEPVRRAVLQDLTCDSDGKIKHYVDEQSIENSMPVHEIQAGEEYFLGVFLVGAYQEILGDMHNLFGDTDSVNVYQREDGSFYHAGIETHDTIEDMLRYVHLSPEELMTYYRDKVSSARLSAKERTQYIDALRLGLTRSSYLTP